From Bacillus basilensis, a single genomic window includes:
- a CDS encoding TetR/AcrR family transcriptional regulator: protein MTPRIGLTLPKIVETAAEIADVNGIQEVTLASLAQRLGIRSPSLYNHVKGLQDVRKHLGIYGIQQLHNKLEEAAEDKRMDEAIHALGEAYVAFVRKHPGLYEATFLRDEEVRKEGDGIVKLCLQVLQQYDLEGENALHATRGFRSICHGFASIEQQGGFGLPLDLDTSLHVLLETFIKGLYGMKE from the coding sequence ATGACACCGAGAATCGGACTTACATTACCGAAAATTGTAGAAACAGCAGCAGAAATTGCAGATGTAAATGGAATACAAGAAGTAACATTAGCTTCATTAGCGCAAAGGTTAGGGATACGTTCTCCCTCACTATATAATCATGTAAAAGGGTTACAAGATGTACGGAAACATCTTGGTATTTACGGAATACAACAGCTGCATAACAAGCTGGAAGAAGCGGCCGAGGATAAACGTATGGATGAAGCAATTCATGCATTAGGAGAAGCGTATGTAGCGTTTGTTCGAAAACATCCTGGACTATATGAAGCAACCTTTTTACGAGATGAAGAAGTAAGAAAAGAAGGTGACGGAATTGTAAAGCTTTGTCTTCAGGTTTTACAACAGTACGATTTAGAAGGAGAGAATGCACTTCATGCGACACGCGGATTTAGAAGTATTTGTCATGGATTTGCGTCGATTGAACAGCAGGGCGGATTTGGTCTGCCATTAGATTTAGATACAAGTTTACATGTATTATTGGAAACGTTTATTAAAGGATTATATGGAATGAAAGAGTGA
- the gcvH gene encoding glycine cleavage system protein GcvH has translation MSIPNNLRYSEEHEWVKTEGNEVVIGITHFAQGELGDIVFVELPEVGATIEADEPFGSVESVKTVSELYAPVSGKVVAVNEELSDQPELVNESPYEGAWMVKVELSDASQVEKLLTAEKYAEMTNQD, from the coding sequence ATGAGCATTCCAAATAATTTACGTTACTCTGAAGAACACGAATGGGTAAAAACTGAAGGTAATGAAGTTGTTATCGGTATTACTCACTTTGCACAAGGTGAGCTAGGCGATATCGTATTCGTTGAACTTCCTGAAGTAGGTGCAACAATTGAAGCTGACGAGCCATTCGGAAGCGTAGAATCTGTTAAAACAGTTTCTGAGTTATACGCACCTGTAAGCGGTAAAGTTGTAGCAGTAAACGAAGAATTAAGTGACCAACCAGAACTTGTTAACGAATCTCCATACGAGGGTGCATGGATGGTTAAAGTTGAACTTTCTGATGCAAGCCAAGTTGAAAAGTTATTAACTGCTGAAAAATATGCAGAAATGACAAACCAAGACTAA
- a CDS encoding DUF3937 family protein, with product MFKNKKLIRFGLTLLVCLFVIDFTIGYFQAYLESAGIKWVISETWRTILLDAPESILVILGAIALYDFTKETSPKDASI from the coding sequence ATGTTTAAAAACAAGAAATTAATTCGGTTTGGTCTAACATTACTTGTATGTTTATTTGTAATTGATTTTACAATCGGTTATTTTCAAGCATATCTTGAATCAGCAGGTATTAAATGGGTAATATCAGAAACTTGGAGAACTATTTTGTTAGATGCCCCTGAAAGTATATTGGTTATTTTAGGCGCGATTGCTTTATATGATTTCACAAAAGAAACATCGCCAAAAGACGCATCCATTTAA
- a CDS encoding arsenate reductase family protein, whose translation MTVTFYSYPKCGTCQKAKKWFEANDVAYEMIHIVENPPSKEDLRNLHEKSELPLKKFFNTSGMRYRELGLKDKLKDASEDEMYELLASDGMLIKRPIVTNGTNVTLGFNEEQFESVWKKYQ comes from the coding sequence ATGACAGTAACATTTTATTCATATCCAAAGTGTGGCACATGTCAAAAAGCAAAGAAATGGTTTGAGGCAAACGATGTAGCATATGAGATGATTCATATTGTTGAAAATCCACCATCAAAAGAAGATTTACGTAATTTACATGAAAAAAGTGAATTACCATTAAAAAAATTCTTTAATACAAGTGGAATGCGTTACCGTGAACTTGGTCTGAAAGATAAGTTGAAAGATGCAAGCGAAGACGAAATGTACGAGCTTTTAGCATCTGATGGCATGTTGATTAAACGTCCAATTGTAACAAATGGAACGAATGTAACACTTGGTTTTAACGAAGAGCAGTTTGAAAGTGTGTGGAAAAAGTACCAATAA
- a CDS encoding PTS transporter subunit IIC, translated as MKEYIMSRVFKASAGIAQGIFVSLGIGLLIENIGRIVDIPLLITIGVVAKSLMAPAIGAGIAFMLGANGLVIFSAMVAGAIGAGSISITEAGLIIKTGEPIGALLTATLAVYIGKRLSGKTALDMMLVPFAAILGSGLIGIWLSHNITPVLNAVGAFIKDSSAGSPFIASIVIAVVWGLLLISPASSAALAIALSLDGVAGGAALAGCVAQFIGFSVISAKENNLGGILAQALCTPKVQLPNITKNPMILVPTVVASAIVGPVSALIFQLEAGKEIAGLGLSSLIAPINLISSEGWEVVPAMVITYIVIPVAVSYILYIALKKAGRIHSGDMTVPQS; from the coding sequence ATGAAGGAATATATAATGTCTCGTGTATTTAAAGCATCAGCTGGAATCGCACAAGGTATTTTCGTATCCCTTGGAATTGGTTTACTAATCGAAAATATAGGAAGAATTGTTGATATTCCGTTGCTTATTACAATCGGAGTTGTTGCAAAATCACTTATGGCACCAGCCATTGGTGCCGGAATTGCTTTTATGCTCGGTGCAAATGGACTTGTAATCTTCTCGGCTATGGTAGCTGGAGCGATTGGTGCCGGATCCATTTCAATTACTGAAGCAGGTCTAATTATTAAAACAGGTGAACCAATTGGTGCATTATTAACAGCAACTTTAGCTGTATATATTGGTAAACGTTTAAGTGGAAAAACTGCGTTAGATATGATGCTCGTTCCATTTGCGGCAATATTAGGTTCTGGTTTAATAGGTATTTGGTTATCTCATAATATTACTCCTGTTTTAAATGCAGTTGGAGCTTTCATTAAAGATAGTTCAGCTGGTAGCCCGTTTATCGCTTCTATCGTCATTGCAGTCGTTTGGGGACTATTACTTATCTCTCCAGCTTCATCAGCTGCGTTAGCGATTGCACTTAGCTTAGACGGTGTTGCAGGTGGTGCTGCTCTTGCAGGCTGCGTTGCTCAGTTTATCGGATTCTCTGTCATCTCTGCGAAAGAAAACAATTTAGGTGGTATATTAGCTCAAGCTCTTTGTACTCCGAAAGTACAGCTGCCAAATATCACTAAAAATCCAATGATTCTCGTCCCAACTGTTGTCGCCAGTGCGATAGTTGGTCCAGTATCAGCATTAATTTTCCAACTGGAAGCAGGAAAAGAAATTGCAGGTCTTGGATTAAGTTCTCTTATCGCACCAATTAATTTAATTTCCAGCGAAGGATGGGAAGTTGTCCCAGCGATGGTAATCACTTATATCGTCATTCCAGTAGCTGTTTCTTATATACTTTACATTGCTCTTAAAAAAGCAGGTCGTATTCACTCTGGTGATATGACTGTACCGCAATCTTAA
- a CDS encoding MBL fold metallo-hydrolase, with protein MRMIHEQTVYQLSFLPRVFPVNCYFVEEEDGLTLIDAALPYSAKGILQAAEKIGKPITNIVLTHAHDDHIGALDALKEVLPHVPVYISKRDAKLLEGDTTLQKDEPNTPIKGGVPKKVKTVPDVLLEDGDRVGSLLAIMTPGHTPGSMSFLDIRNKALIVGDAFQTRGGMAVSGQMKFWFPFPAMATWSKEVALQSAEKLREYEPSLLAAGHGKMINDPGAIIELAIKEARRNIESMKEG; from the coding sequence ATGAGAATGATACATGAGCAAACGGTATATCAATTGTCATTTTTGCCAAGAGTGTTTCCAGTGAATTGTTACTTTGTGGAGGAAGAAGATGGTTTAACTTTAATTGATGCTGCTTTGCCATATAGCGCAAAAGGAATTTTACAGGCGGCTGAGAAAATAGGAAAACCAATTACGAATATTGTATTAACACATGCGCATGATGATCACATCGGTGCATTAGACGCATTAAAGGAAGTACTTCCTCATGTTCCAGTCTATATTTCTAAGCGGGACGCAAAGCTGTTAGAAGGCGATACGACGTTACAAAAGGATGAACCAAATACGCCAATAAAAGGCGGTGTACCTAAAAAGGTGAAAACGGTACCTGATGTTTTATTAGAAGATGGCGACCGAGTTGGATCGCTTCTTGCGATTATGACACCGGGACATACGCCAGGATCCATGTCGTTTCTTGATATACGAAATAAAGCTCTTATTGTTGGGGATGCATTTCAAACAAGAGGGGGGATGGCTGTTTCGGGACAAATGAAATTTTGGTTTCCGTTTCCTGCGATGGCAACATGGAGTAAAGAAGTCGCATTACAAAGTGCAGAGAAGCTAAGAGAATATGAGCCGTCCTTGCTTGCGGCAGGGCATGGAAAAATGATAAATGATCCAGGCGCTATTATAGAGCTTGCTATTAAGGAAGCTAGGCGGAATATAGAAAGCATGAAAGAGGGTTAA
- a CDS encoding spore coat protein: protein MNEKDMVNDYLAGLNASLTSYANYIAQSDNEQLHQTLIQIRNQDEARQRNMYEYAKQKSYYKPAAPANPMIVQQLKSQLSAE from the coding sequence ATGAATGAAAAAGATATGGTAAATGATTATTTAGCAGGATTAAATGCAAGTTTAACAAGTTATGCAAATTATATTGCTCAGTCTGATAATGAACAGTTACATCAAACGTTAATCCAAATTCGTAATCAAGATGAGGCGCGCCAACGTAATATGTATGAGTACGCAAAGCAAAAGAGTTATTATAAGCCAGCAGCACCAGCTAATCCGATGATTGTACAGCAATTAAAAAGTCAATTAAGTGCAGAATAA
- a CDS encoding acetyl-CoA C-acetyltransferase, with product MREAVIVAGARTPIGKAKRGSLKTVRPDDLGALVVKETLKRANYEGPIDDLIFGCAMPEAEQGLNMARNIGGLAGLSYDVPAITINRYCSSGLQSIAYGAERIMLGHSEAVLSGGAESMSLVPMMGHVVRPNSRLVEAAPEYYMGMGHTAEQVAVKYGISREEQDAFAVRSHQRAAKALAAGNFADETVSVDVTLRTVGSNNKLQEETIIFAQDEGVRAETTIDILGKLRPAFNVRGSVTAGNSSQMSDGAASVLLMDREKAVSDGMKPLAKFRSFAVAGVPPEVMGIGPIAAIPKALKLAGLELSDIGLFELNEAFASQSIQVIRELGLDEEKVNVNGGAIALGHPLGCTGAKLTLSLIHEMKRRNEQFGIVTMCIGGGMGAAGVFELL from the coding sequence ATGAGAGAAGCTGTCATTGTTGCGGGAGCAAGAACACCAATTGGAAAAGCAAAGAGGGGTTCATTAAAAACAGTTCGTCCTGACGATCTAGGGGCGTTAGTAGTAAAAGAAACGTTAAAGCGTGCGAATTATGAAGGACCAATCGATGATTTGATTTTCGGTTGTGCGATGCCAGAAGCAGAGCAAGGTTTAAATATGGCTCGTAATATCGGCGGATTAGCAGGACTTTCTTACGATGTTCCAGCTATTACAATTAACCGTTACTGTTCTTCAGGTTTACAAAGTATCGCTTACGGAGCAGAGCGCATTATGCTTGGTCACTCGGAAGCGGTATTATCAGGCGGAGCGGAATCAATGAGTTTAGTTCCAATGATGGGACACGTTGTTCGTCCAAATAGTCGCCTTGTAGAAGCAGCTCCAGAATATTATATGGGTATGGGACATACAGCAGAGCAAGTTGCTGTGAAATATGGAATTTCTCGTGAAGAGCAAGATGCCTTTGCAGTAAGAAGTCATCAACGTGCTGCGAAAGCGTTAGCTGCAGGGAACTTTGCTGATGAAACAGTATCTGTAGATGTAACGTTACGTACTGTTGGATCAAACAACAAACTGCAAGAAGAAACAATCATTTTCGCACAAGACGAAGGTGTAAGAGCAGAGACGACAATAGATATTTTAGGTAAATTACGTCCAGCATTTAACGTTCGCGGTTCTGTAACAGCTGGTAACTCTTCACAAATGAGTGACGGTGCAGCATCTGTACTATTAATGGACCGTGAAAAAGCAGTGAGCGATGGTATGAAGCCACTTGCGAAATTCCGTTCATTTGCAGTAGCTGGCGTACCACCAGAAGTGATGGGAATTGGTCCAATCGCTGCCATTCCAAAAGCGTTAAAACTAGCTGGCTTAGAGCTATCTGATATTGGCTTGTTCGAACTAAATGAAGCATTCGCTTCACAATCAATCCAAGTTATTCGTGAACTTGGTTTAGATGAAGAAAAAGTAAACGTAAACGGCGGTGCAATCGCACTTGGACACCCACTTGGCTGTACAGGAGCAAAACTAACACTATCTCTTATTCACGAAATGAAACGCCGCAACGAACAATTCGGTATCGTAACAATGTGTATCGGCGGCGGAATGGGAGCAGCGGGAGTGTTTGAATTACTATAA
- a CDS encoding phosphatase PAP2 family protein has protein sequence MKKFKLSSFLPLSYILLLVLVSPLYDVLNKSTVHAVDVTTVVDDWIPFVKAFIIPYLLWFPYLYGALIYYCFADRKQYYVTLSSIILGKLACFSIYYFWQTTVPRPTVVGTDVFSELVRYIYSIDQPVNCFPSIHVLTTFVIMLAAFRRREQHAFEYYILTFFGTLIILSTLFTKQHAFVDAISGMTLASILYFGVQLLLAKETVRVPVKQNHKM, from the coding sequence ATGAAGAAATTTAAACTTTCATCTTTTCTTCCGTTAAGTTATATACTTCTACTCGTACTCGTAAGTCCCCTTTACGATGTATTAAATAAATCTACTGTACACGCAGTAGATGTCACAACTGTAGTAGATGATTGGATTCCATTTGTGAAAGCATTTATTATTCCTTATTTACTTTGGTTTCCTTACTTATACGGCGCACTTATTTATTACTGCTTTGCCGATCGAAAACAATATTATGTCACTTTAAGTAGTATCATTCTTGGAAAACTTGCTTGTTTTTCTATTTATTATTTTTGGCAGACAACTGTACCACGTCCAACAGTCGTTGGGACAGACGTATTTTCCGAACTAGTCCGCTATATTTATAGTATCGATCAACCAGTCAACTGTTTCCCTAGCATTCACGTTCTTACTACATTTGTTATTATGTTAGCTGCCTTTAGACGTAGAGAACAACATGCTTTTGAATATTACATTCTTACCTTCTTCGGTACGCTTATTATTTTATCAACGCTATTTACGAAGCAACATGCATTTGTAGACGCCATTTCTGGAATGACGCTTGCAAGCATACTTTACTTCGGCGTTCAGCTGTTATTAGCAAAAGAAACAGTACGTGTTCCAGTAAAACAAAATCATAAAATGTAA
- a CDS encoding CPBP family intramembrane glutamic endopeptidase has protein sequence MRETVVEAYSVERNIENITYKNLFVMIATILGFLLLGGLFLGLAFGIYGEEALRDNLEGYYFLLIDAAVVAIVLLAYKPVLHFIKYIWDVSVLENGKTYLYLLIGFIVIALSQYLMLHVFSFESVAEQKKQLGSLGLQNSIQSIIYVLSVAIITPIKEEILFRGILYRFLEKKYNFLVGIIISSFIFGILHGGLLITATIMGIVFAMLYEKTQSIIPSIILHIVWNLLVSISMIVSL, from the coding sequence ATGAGGGAAACAGTGGTAGAAGCGTATAGTGTGGAAAGAAATATAGAAAATATAACATATAAAAATCTATTTGTAATGATAGCAACCATTTTAGGGTTCTTACTTCTAGGAGGGTTATTCCTCGGTTTAGCTTTTGGAATTTATGGTGAGGAAGCGTTGCGTGATAATTTAGAGGGGTACTATTTCCTTTTAATAGATGCAGCTGTTGTTGCCATCGTTTTATTAGCTTATAAACCAGTTCTTCATTTTATTAAATATATTTGGGATGTATCCGTTTTGGAGAATGGAAAGACATATTTATATCTATTAATTGGTTTTATTGTCATTGCGTTATCACAATATTTAATGTTACATGTGTTTAGTTTTGAAAGTGTAGCAGAACAAAAGAAACAATTAGGGAGTTTAGGGCTTCAAAATAGCATACAAAGTATTATATATGTGTTAAGTGTTGCTATCATTACACCGATTAAAGAAGAAATTCTATTTCGAGGTATTTTATATCGATTTTTAGAAAAGAAATATAATTTTTTAGTTGGTATCATTATTTCTTCCTTCATTTTTGGAATTCTTCATGGAGGTCTTCTAATTACGGCAACGATTATGGGCATAGTATTTGCAATGTTATACGAAAAGACGCAATCTATTATACCTAGTATTATTTTACACATTGTATGGAACTTACTTGTGAGCATAAGTATGATTGTATCTCTATAA
- a CDS encoding L-lactate dehydrogenase → MTKMEYNNSQKGQKVCSIFHKVSMVSIVGTSIIRSVKNKRNRLYDQLGEIAMKRNTRKIAIIGTGLVGSSCAYSIVNQGICEELLLIDINHERAVGEAMDLSHCINFTNTRTKVYAGSYEDCKDMDIVIITAGPAPKPGQSRLDTLGASAKIMESVVGGVMESGFDGIFLLASNPVDIITYEVWKLSGLPRNRVIGTGTSLDSSRLRTILSEMLHVDPRSIHGYSLGEHGDSQMVAWSHVTVGGKPILQILEEKKDRFGEIDLDEIVEKTAKAGWEIYKRKGTTYYGIGNSLAYIASSIFNDDHRVIAVSAILDGEYGEYDICTGVPAIITRDGIREIVELNLTEDEESRFAKSNDILRDYMKTIGY, encoded by the coding sequence ATGACGAAAATGGAATATAACAATTCACAAAAAGGACAAAAAGTTTGTTCGATATTTCACAAAGTATCCATGGTTTCTATCGTGGGAACCTCTATAATTAGGAGTGTAAAGAACAAAAGAAATAGATTGTATGATCAATTAGGAGAGATTGCTATGAAAAGAAATACAAGAAAAATTGCAATTATCGGTACTGGATTAGTTGGATCAAGTTGTGCATATTCCATTGTCAATCAAGGCATTTGCGAAGAGCTATTATTAATTGATATAAATCATGAACGTGCAGTTGGGGAAGCAATGGATTTATCACACTGCATTAACTTTACAAATACAAGAACAAAAGTATATGCAGGAAGTTATGAAGACTGCAAAGATATGGACATCGTTATTATTACAGCAGGACCAGCACCAAAACCAGGACAAAGTCGCTTAGATACTTTAGGAGCGAGTGCGAAGATTATGGAAAGTGTTGTTGGAGGCGTAATGGAAAGTGGATTTGATGGTATTTTCTTACTTGCATCGAACCCAGTTGATATTATTACATATGAAGTGTGGAAATTATCTGGATTACCTAGAAATCGTGTGATCGGTACTGGTACATCACTAGATTCTTCTCGCTTACGAACAATTTTATCTGAAATGTTACATGTAGATCCTCGTAGTATTCATGGGTATTCATTAGGAGAACATGGTGATTCTCAAATGGTTGCTTGGTCACACGTAACTGTTGGTGGAAAACCAATTCTGCAAATTTTAGAAGAGAAAAAAGACCGATTTGGTGAAATAGATTTAGATGAAATTGTTGAGAAGACTGCAAAAGCTGGATGGGAAATTTATAAACGAAAAGGTACTACTTATTACGGAATCGGAAATTCTTTAGCATATATTGCGAGCTCAATCTTTAACGATGATCACCGTGTAATTGCTGTATCAGCTATTTTAGATGGTGAGTACGGTGAATATGATATTTGTACAGGAGTACCAGCTATTATTACTAGAGATGGTATAAGAGAAATTGTAGAACTAAATTTAACAGAGGATGAAGAATCTCGATTCGCAAAATCAAACGATATTTTACGTGACTATATGAAAACAATTGGTTACTAA
- a CDS encoding acyl-CoA dehydrogenase family protein: MKEEIFMEKTVGNAVKGGSFLVDEITIDQVFTPEDFSSEHKMIAKTTEDFIVNEVLPELEYLEQHEFDRSVRLLKEAGELGLLGADVPEEYGGIGLDKVSSALIAEKFSRAGGFAITHGAHVGIGSLPIVLFGNEEQKKKYLPLLATGEKLAAYALTEPGSGSDALGAKTTARLNAEGTHYVLNGEKQWITNSAFADVFIVYAKIDGEHFSAFIVEKDYAGVSTSPEEKKMGIKCSSTRTLILEDALVPKENLLGEIGKGHIIAFNILNIGRYKLGVGTVGSAKRAVEISAQYANQRQQFKQPIARFPLIQEKLANMAAKTYAAESSVYRTVGLFESRMSTLSEEEVKDGKAVAASIAEYAIECSLNKVFGSEVLDYTVDEGVQIHGGYGFMAEYEIERMYRDSRINRIFEGTNEINRLIVPGTFLRKAMKGELPLLQKAQKLQEELMMMMPEEVGDEPLALQKYLVSNAKKIGLMVAGLAAQKYGKALDKEQEILVNIADIVSNLYAMESAVLRTEKAIKTTGLEKNKQKVLYTEVFCQEAFNEIEAHAKETLIAVENGDMLRMMLSSLRKLTRHTPLNVIPKKREIAAKILEDERYTV, encoded by the coding sequence ATGAAGGAGGAAATTTTCATGGAAAAAACAGTAGGAAATGCGGTTAAAGGCGGTAGCTTTTTAGTAGATGAGATTACGATTGATCAAGTGTTTACGCCAGAAGATTTTTCATCTGAGCATAAAATGATTGCAAAAACGACAGAGGACTTTATCGTAAATGAAGTTCTTCCAGAGCTTGAATATTTAGAGCAACATGAGTTTGATCGTTCTGTTCGTCTTTTAAAAGAAGCTGGGGAACTTGGTTTATTAGGCGCTGACGTACCAGAAGAGTACGGCGGAATTGGACTTGATAAAGTAAGCTCAGCGTTAATCGCAGAGAAATTCTCTCGCGCTGGTGGTTTTGCAATTACTCACGGTGCTCACGTAGGTATCGGATCGTTACCAATCGTATTATTCGGTAACGAAGAGCAAAAGAAAAAGTATTTACCATTACTTGCAACTGGTGAAAAATTAGCTGCATACGCATTAACTGAGCCAGGTTCAGGATCTGACGCATTAGGTGCAAAAACAACGGCACGTTTAAATGCAGAAGGTACACATTACGTATTAAATGGTGAAAAACAGTGGATTACAAACTCTGCATTCGCTGACGTATTTATCGTATACGCAAAAATTGATGGAGAGCACTTCTCAGCATTTATCGTAGAGAAAGACTACGCTGGTGTATCTACAAGCCCAGAGGAAAAGAAAATGGGTATTAAATGTTCTTCAACTCGTACGTTAATTTTAGAAGATGCATTAGTACCGAAAGAAAATTTACTTGGTGAAATCGGTAAAGGTCATATTATCGCGTTCAACATTTTAAATATCGGCCGTTATAAATTAGGTGTTGGTACAGTTGGATCTGCGAAACGTGCAGTAGAAATTTCAGCACAATATGCAAACCAACGTCAACAGTTCAAACAACCAATCGCTCGCTTCCCATTAATTCAAGAGAAACTTGCGAATATGGCAGCAAAAACATATGCAGCTGAAAGCTCTGTATATCGTACAGTAGGGTTATTCGAAAGCCGCATGAGCACATTATCTGAAGAAGAAGTAAAAGACGGTAAAGCAGTAGCAGCTTCTATCGCTGAATATGCAATCGAGTGCTCTTTAAATAAAGTATTCGGTTCTGAAGTACTAGATTATACAGTAGATGAAGGTGTTCAAATTCACGGTGGTTACGGATTTATGGCAGAGTACGAGATTGAAAGAATGTACCGTGATTCTCGTATTAACCGTATTTTCGAAGGAACGAATGAAATTAACCGCCTAATCGTACCAGGTACGTTCTTACGTAAAGCGATGAAAGGTGAATTACCACTTCTTCAAAAAGCACAAAAATTACAAGAAGAGTTAATGATGATGATGCCAGAAGAAGTAGGCGATGAGCCATTAGCACTTCAAAAATATTTAGTAAGTAACGCGAAGAAAATCGGCTTAATGGTAGCTGGATTAGCTGCTCAAAAATACGGTAAAGCATTAGATAAAGAACAAGAAATTCTTGTGAATATCGCTGACATCGTAAGTAACCTATACGCAATGGAATCAGCTGTTCTTCGTACAGAAAAAGCAATTAAAACAACTGGTCTTGAAAAGAATAAACAAAAAGTGTTATACACTGAAGTATTCTGCCAAGAAGCGTTCAACGAAATCGAAGCACATGCGAAAGAAACACTTATTGCAGTTGAAAATGGCGACATGCTACGCATGATGTTATCATCATTACGTAAATTAACTCGTCACACACCACTTAACGTAATTCCGAAGAAACGTGAAATCGCTGCGAAAATTTTAGAAGATGAGCGTTATACAGTTTAA